Part of the Misgurnus anguillicaudatus chromosome 25, ASM2758022v2, whole genome shotgun sequence genome, ttttatttgtatttatattgtTATTCAAACAATAAATGTCAAAAATGACTTAATCAGAAATCAGAATTTATTTTTCTCATGATTATTTAATGGCTTGTATGATTTTAACCAGTTTATATACTAGTAAAAATATctcatttttttcaattatgtttttttatagaaAGAAGTCACCCTGATTTAGAATGGCACAgtgatgataataaaaaaagttaatcCAATAATGAAAATTCTACTTTTTCTCATCAGAACTCtgaaatgtgaccctgtctgtgaattTCATGCGGTCTCATAATATAATTGAGATTAAGGtcataaaagtttaatttcaatcattttctttacatttaagCTTTGCTGTgaacttagtcaatattaaacatCCCATGGgaatattttcacagaatgatttttacattatgtatgatgatttcataaaaagtaaatcacaaaaaaagattttagctgcattttcacagactgggtcacaaatgTTGTATGGCCTAAATTATCCTTCCTTCGAGATATTGCTGAAGTACAAGCAGCAGAAAGAGTTACAGCAGCACCTCCTCTCAGCAGGCTGTTTTTCCTATAACTTTCACCATGAGGAGCTATACAGATCTGATATTGTAACATAAGAAAGCCACCAGAAAAATAATGTACCTCTTTTGTGTGACACAGTCCGCTTAGATGGTCTTTCCTGGAATCATCCCATATGAATCTGGACCTTATATACCACTACATGTCACAAAGAAATCCCACATCAATAGAATTGATTGCAGTGCAATTCTGTGATGCCCCTTGTGGATAAAAAGGgcaaatagagagagagaagattGCATTCCCTGACCCCTCACCTTCCAAAGATACTAAGACACAACGAAAAGCAGATGAACAATCCGAAGTCACTTTTGTAATGAACTCCCCGAAGTGTATTTATAAACTGAAATGTCAAGAATAGAGGATGAAAACAGAAAAATGcatactttttgaaaatattgaCCACAAAATCTATTTCTTAATTGTCATTGAGCAAATGCTGTTGTGGTCTCATTTGTGGTGTTCAGTATTGACTTGGTAATGAATCGTAAATCAAATGAATGAATCTAATAAAATATTGCAACAAATCACTCTTGGCGGCGGGtgactttttttcaaaatatgtgtttgtctgttgctcgtcatttcaaaatatgtgttcgtggCGTCATGTCAACCATGTGCgtcatgcgtcttgtcaaaatatgtgcctgctgcaaaTGCGTCAATGATAatggggtttatgataaaagagacgctcacattcttAAAATACTctcaagacactcacttaagaGTAAACTCTGAGAAtaagcaagtatctggcaaatgccagcatcacttttatcataaaccgttAGACGCGtgctgtgtgcagcaggcacttttttgacaagacgcatgatgcacatggttcacataacacgacgaacacatattttgacgtgacaagccacacacatgaagggctaaatacatgttatggcgagcttcgcatcgtgcgccctcgaaaaagaagccaccggccaccactgcaaatcacactgataaaatataatgtaatgCAGACAAGAATGTAAGGCTATATATGACCAGAAAATTTATACACTTTAAAGGACCACTGAAGATGAGTGCTGAAGAATTAAGTGTTAGATAAACAAgcactaaatacattttactagTGTCTAAACGTTTTCCATCTGGgtgataaaaaaatgcattagcCTACTTGAGTTTTAGGGAATTATAAAAATGAGTTTAATTTACCAGAGCCCTTTAGAGTTTCATTTAAAGTAGAATCCCTTCTGACTTGTTGTATAATTATGTAACAATTAATATGAttatatgaataataataatgcaacatTAAGGAAAACAGCAGGTGCTGTTAGGTTcagtgtgtaaatttaaaaggtaaagtttatagatattttgaaaatattggGAAATTATgataaataacatcaatttttGGGGACTATTatgtgaaaacatttttaactaTCTGCATTCAATAGCTACATTCATTAAGAGCTCATATATCATAAGTAAGAAAGGGACAGCTACTGCCACCATGGGACAGAAATAATGTGGAGACTAATGATATTAGGAACATAAAAAAGCAAATTATCGCTTCACCGCTGGATGTCTGCTTTGCAGACACCTGAAAAATTAtgctattaacatttacatatttCTTCCGAAGAAAAAGTACAATAGTAAAAATAGAAACAATCATTTGTGCACTATTTCTAaagcattttttgtttgttttgcaacctcaattaacatttttacagcaTATAACTAAAGCACAAAGAAAAGTATGACCTTAATGGTCTTTTCACAGTTTAAATAAAGATCCATTTATAATGCACCAAAAATTTGCAGACTATAAATCTAATTCTCATTGTGCTCagttaaaaaacatattgtaTGAGCAGTCTTGCACTCTGACCTTACATTATTTGATCATTAATCACCCgccttttttattattatgtaaaataagCAATTTTTTTCCTTATTGTGCAGCAGTATAGTCCAGCAGATATCCAAACCTAATTACAAATGTAACCTTTATCATAACCATAattagacaaaaaaaacattaatgttataaaATGGAAATAGTGAGGGTACGAGCTATATGAAGATCTTCCCTCCTGGTTTGAGACGTAGACGTCAGTTAGGCGGGGGGTAATAAAAACTCCCATTCTTTCTGAGGAGGGGCATAATTGGCCTCACCACCACATCTTGAAATCCCTATCTAGGGTATACAGGGCAATAAACTTCTTTTACCATTTGGTGATCTTCATGCGCAATGGGTTTGAAAACTCTCCAAACTTGGATTACATCATTTACAAAACACAGAGTTTTGTTTCAAATCCCAAAAAGTTATCAACTCCTCTACATAAGCCATAATTGATGGTGCAATGATTGAATCCAACGCGAGTCGGAGTTGCGCATGGTGCGCTTTGGGAAGGGACGGGACCAACGAGCGCTTGGGTGAGACTCATTCAGAGCAAAGTCTGAGCCCGACCGGACATTTGGTGGTGGCGGTGTGCCTCGGATTCATCGGAACTTTCGGGTTTCTCAATAACACGCTCGTTCTCGTCGTTTTTTGTCGTTACAAAGTGCTCCGCTCGCCCATGAACTATTTTCTGGTGAGCATTTCGGTGAGTGATTTGCTGGTGTGCGTCCTAGGTACTCCGTTCAGCTTTGCCGCCAGTACGCAGGGACGGTGGCTCATCGGGGAAGCAGGATGCGTGTGGTACGGCTTCGCCAATTCATTCCTGGGTGAGTCTggatgttaataaaccattaaCATAGGTTTTGGATGCACCTGCGTAGTTTGAATCATTCATTTTATTCACGCGCGTGCACCAGGTTGACCGGTAATCTTTCATTGCGCTGCTTTATGTGTGGAAGCTTTCTTAAAGTATTATGTAGGCTGTTTAATCCTATTTAGTAACTGTTATGCCGATACGTCAGTTTGAAGTAAAtatcgtgttgttttaaaacctgtatgagtttatttattctgctaaaTTGAACACAGAAGACGACATTTTGATGAATGATGGTAatcacacagttgacagtaacTTACCCATTGACTTTCACATAAACAAATACGATTGAAGTCAATGGCTACCGTTAACTGTGTTAAGTAGGCTAtacttaaatgtttatttacatttaagcataGACGCTTTCATCCGAAGCGACTTACATTGCAGGTAAGCATGGTTTTATTAATTTGTATTAGCAGCTTATTtgatcaaacccacaaccttctGCGGTACTAACACAATGCTACAGGAAGACACTTATGATTGTTTCAACGAAAACAACAAATTTTTACTTCTAATAACAGAATTTAAGCAGAAAAGTAAACACTGTCACACATGCAGTATTCTCAGCAGCTGTAACACATTTCTAGTTAAAGTCTTTCTAATTAACTTTGCTTGGACCTTATCCAAATATTCCTGTAGGGATCTTCTATTATACAAGACATTGTTTGGCCTTGTCATAATTATTATTCTGCATATGCTCTTTTGTGTCTTGTCAAATACAAAACTTGCAGTCAGACTTAGCTTGAGCCACCTGCACTTCAGTTCATGTCATTCTGTTATACAGAATGTAAGACCAATAGGTTGTGCCTCAGTCATATGTCCACAGTGCTACACatttaacatacagtatacagtacacATAGCTAACCGGATGAAATAAGGTTACAGCTGCAACTATTTTTTGCTGAGATATTTTGAGTTTATCTGGATTTTCCAGCACAAATGACAGCGCAATGTACAATGACAGAAAACATTGGTGTGCTCATATCAGATATCACAGGAGACTTCTGTCTGGAATTGAATTCACTGATGTTTGCAAGGACATTTTTGGCTCATGAAGGACTGCATATCACCACTGCTCAGCTGCCTGTAACAAAAGCAGATTTGCTAACGGAGGTTGGATAcgaaattttacattttgacatCCTGCATTGTACACATTTTTACTCTGTTCCAAAAGCTGGAAAGCTGCCTGCAGAGGCAAAATTTGAGTCACCATGGGCATGCTTTCAATGCAAAGGCTTTTCCAAATTGTATAGAAAAATGTAACATGATCTTATGagaatatgtgtgtatttttaaataatgtgtggcTGTACATTTACTTATGTTTTAATACACAGTGAAACATTGTCGCGTTGACATTAACAGCTTTACAGATGTATAGATTTGTAGTACGTATTCCTATATAAAAATTTGGGGCATTGGTGTTTCTTACTTATTAATTACATGTTTTAGTCATacttatttatattaaaaaaaaaaaacatttctgtaataccattttgtaatatttagtttgtttgccatgacacacaaaaggcATTTTCTCCCACGcaataataattacaccaaatcacaacaaaaaaagatgttcattttattcattcactgtaatccacatctttaaaattcatcagATTGCGAGGAATAGATCCAAATCTCGCATTCGTtatgaatttgaatttaaatattGTACATCAAGAAGctgtagacggtttcagcagtaacaacataaacaagcagctttcgtggtcaacacgtaacgtTCAGTAATCTCCGcttagaataaataacaacaaagtccttttaaagtagtttatttatataacaagcaaagtaaacaacacgtaggttacctagaaaaccaaaacattttttattttcgacaaggtatttgtttaataGTTGAAgcgtttcgttgcaaaacgagataaatcaattttttaacatttttgtcaaaacatgtttattattatgttatcatgttattattttgctttatggtgctacttagctgtattttaagttatgaaggtttaaatcaaaacaaaccaactgcagttgaattgatgttaattggaatgcacaaccaaaaaacgagatttctgaaaaattatctcgttttgcaacgaaactcttcagttcagtttcagcaactgcCCTTACAAAATGTAACcttggttttactacagttaaaaccaaaaacacatggttactgtagtaaaaccatggtagcCACAAAATAGCCATGGTTTtgactagtgatgcaccgatgcatcggccgccgatatttatcggccgatttttgatgaatttgaaaccatcggcatatcggcaatagcacgagaaaggccgataccgattgtttattaattaactgcataaagaaatccattatatgtaaaaaatgagttaatgttgtttatcaaataaatgctgaatagcaaaaacgatccaatccatgttcagtaaaaataatttgatgcagaaataaactagctaatagaccaactgtatagtattgtatacaagtgtttaatatcggtatcggcatcggtatcggccagaagttgtctgtttaaatcggcatcggtatcggcccaaacaaatcctatcggtgcatccctagttttgaCAACCacggttttcaaaaaccatagttaaaccctATGAAActttgtgatatagtcacgtaacttttgtaacgacaatggtaagaaaataaaacaaaacaaaacagttgagtaaccaatacatgacagtgacacgtaaacagaaattcgtgatacgatcacgaaaaaacccggaaatttgtgacaatatcacgaaaaaagaatcaaaaagttacgtgactatggggcggtttcccggaccaggattagcttaatccaggactaggccgtagtttaattaggaaatttaactagttttaacaaatatgccttactaaaaacattacctgtgtgcattttgagataaaacaaagggcactgatgtattttaagatatgtgagtgcaagttgttttcagttcggacagctcttaaaagtgtttaagtctaggactagtgtaatccctgtccgggaaaccgccccttaatcacaaaatttcatgagactgggatggttaaaccatggttagtgtagtaaaaccatggttttgctgatagtaatcaatacaccaaaaaaccatggttactacacttttaccacaataaaaccatggttaattttcgtaagggttgtCAGACcataacaaacagaaaccagaagtaaagttcggaacAGACGCGTAATCTTGTCACcgcatgtgcgtccgatgaaacggtcgaTACGACACATTTTACAGCTGTGATATCAAAAGCTTATTGGCTCTAGTGTGTTACATCACAGATTTGAGACATTGACGACTTTCAGTCGATGTACTCAGTGTTCAAATTATgtcaaaaattattaaattagtTGACAGATCACTAGTTCGAATTTGAATAAATAAGTTGTCACCTTCTGAAAAGAACTGGAGCAGctgtttaaatgtcattttggGCAAATGACATCACAGTTTTAATGTTGTTTTCCGACAGATATGTCATTGGTAGAAATACAGGTAAGACACAAAAATCCATTGCATAAATGAATAGCAGATGGTGGTATATTTACCAAAAAGGTCATCCACTCTTAAACAGCTCTTACAGACTCTTAAAATAAACTAAAGGTTCAAGAAAAGTTTCTTCACAGGGATGTTAtcactacaaagaaccttttggacgttaaaggttctttatagaaccatgtacagccaaaaatggttcttctctGACAACATGTATCTCCTTTAATTTTAAACATGTGTGAACATGGTTATAACAACCAAGAGTTTAAAAATATTGTGTCTTCTGTTTCTTTCTACTCTGTCTGCACAGGAGTTGTATCTCTGATTTCTCTGGCAGTGCTCTCTTACGAACGCTACTGCACTATGATGGGTACCACGCAGGCCGACTCAACCAATTACAGAAATGTGGCCATGGGTATCGGATTTTCCTGGATATATTCCATGGTCTGGACTCTTCCTCCGCTGTTTGGATGGAGTCAATACGGTCCGGAGGGTCCCGGCACCACTTGCAGCGTCAATTGGACCGCCAAGACAACGAACAACGTGTCTTacattgtctgtctgtttttcttctGCCTCATTCTTCCTTTCATCGTCATTGTGTACAGCTACGGCCGACTCTTTCAGGCTATCACACAGGTAGGAATCTTTATGGTCCTCATATGATTAGTTATTGATTTTGGCCTATTATTCTAGACTATTATGTCTGGGTTGTAGAGCTCAGaacaatgattttatttttaattgggTTTTGGCATTACCATTAATCACCACTTGTTACCCTGCCTGTGAAAGCCCAGCTTAAGGCTGAtaataacacaaaaacaaaatatataacactgtgttggtgatttttggatattttaatcTTACAAACTGtgcctttaaataataaacagcAGTAACTTTTGTTCTTTatgattattttttgttttattgactggtggcatacatttaaaacagtCTGAGTAATTTGTCTCACAGCAGTTTGCCATCTGCATTTCTTTATCATTTCCACTTAACCAGAGGAAGCGACATTCATCCCTTTACATCCGCTCACCAGGAGATGTTCTGTGTTGCCCAACGTTCAATGTCTGAAGATTATTCTGAATGTTTTGCGTGAGACGTCTTTAATGCAAATTACAGTACGCGCAAATCGTGTCAGAATTTGCATGGAGATGGGAAGAAAACAAGATTTCAATTGAGTTCAATTGAGTCTTGATGTCTCCCAAATGGCCCAATTTTCCAGAGTAAACAAGACACAGTTTGAAATCTCCCATAATTCTTTGCCCCCCCAAACCCAAGTGGGTTAACTAACACAAGGCTTGACATAACAAAGCGCTTTGATTTGCAACTGAATTACTTTGGAAAGCGACCATAAATGAATCTCCTTGCAAACTCCAATCTTTTCAACTTCTTGACAATGGATGTAGATGTCTCAGCACTTTTAATAGACTGTGGCAATCAAAAGAGTCCAGAAATGAAAGCGGCCATGTTTATCTCAATTGCACCTTTATGTGGAACTGAATTAAACCCTCTAAAAAGTGGGCCGCTGATGCATTTCAAAGGGTGAATGAACAGACAACCAGCACTAACCCGAATCCCACATCCCTTAGCATGAGCAGTTTATCTATAAAGGTTTTGAAATGTTGTTTCCCGGTATGCATGGTATGAATCTCATTTTGGTCTGAAGGTCATCTGTAGATTCATGCACAATGCTTGTGGTGGGTGTTTcttggtcatgtgatcaacagCATACGCTTTTATCCGAGTTTAGATTCTGCAGTGTGACTATATTGAATTTTGAATGCTTGTGTGTGGCTGCCTCATGTACAATAACATGCAAAGCTATACTATGAGGTTCCTGTCATGGCCTTCCTGACATGCTGAATGGTTGAAATGAAAGGACTTTGATTCAGATTTAACTAGGTGAGAATGTTACAGTGTAGAACAAATAAGTATTTAATTAAAAAGTGTGTGATGCAGGGTTTATATAATAAAGATCAAGACCTAATCTATTAAGCAAATTTATTAGACCAACGGTCTATGTCTCAAAGACCATTGAGCATCATAAACTGCTTTAATACAAACTCTTTCCTTTTCAGAGTGTTCTCGACAACTCACCATTTTGAACAAGTGTAAGGAATGTCAAAATAAATTCACTTTTATATGCCCAAATTTGAGCCGACACATTGAACTTGTCTGAGATCCCTTAAATTAAGCAAGCCTAACATTCAACCaattattttctattaaaggcacaatatgtagtATTTTCACCACTAGAAGTCACTATTTCACATTAACACAGGTaaagcttaaaggaaaacagcaccgtttttcaatattttactatgttctttcctcaacttagacgaattaatatatatttatcttttatcaatgcgtgcattttaaatctttgtacagcgccttgtgaatgtgttagcatcaGTCTGTTGTTAGTAATGTGTTAGgaatcagataccctgcctttaaagggAAACACCActatttttctatattttactacgttcttacctcaacttagacaaattaatacatacctatctttttcaatgtgcacttttaatctttgtacagcgttttgtgaatgtgttagcatttagcctagccccattcattcctttggctccaaacagggaggaattaaaagccaccaaacacttccatgttttccctatttaaagactgttacatgagtagctacatgatatggtggcacaaaataaaactttggagccataggaatgaataggACAATGTTTTCGTTGTCAAAAATGTCTTACATTTTttggctcctgtgcaggttgtcaattgaGTATGAAAGTTTGTTTGCCTGCCATTTACAGAGTGAAAGTGAGTGCACTGATGGCGTATGATGTCTGTGTGAACAGGGTGCGCAGTGGCATGcaaaacacatttacacatcATCGTCAAATAAGAGAAAACGTTTGCCTGccaatgatgatttttttttttaggtattCTGTAATTCCGCTCTTaccatttacaaaaaaaaaaaactcaagcaaaaactaatttaaaacattttaaactctgtctATGTTTTAATCAGCGTTcggaatctgatctctaacaaaattcctttacaaaaatgcaattatttcagctttttggcCAAAACTTGGTATTTTTATAGATACCTACCCATATTTACGAGGTTATAAAAAGGGAagaaatgaagataggatgaaagttttttttctgttttgtttgtttgtttgaaagcagaggatatgttctttcatttggtatatttgtatgtttatatattcatagaagaaaattttcctggaaggtattttgtgaaacttttgtgaaaatcacaaaaatgctccATGAAATATATCACATTGTGCAAAtgatttttggatattttattacaaaaatcttaaaattcaAAAATTCATGGATAACaacaaatattatattttagCATTAGAAATACATGACTAAAGGGCTTATGCATACTGGTAGATAGACCATtacaaaaagataaaaaatggttttaaaaattGGGTGGTGGTCTAATAAAAAAGCATTGTATTTGCATGATAACCTAGATGCTGAAACTTCTGATAGTAAGCGAGGAACAAAGCGAGGTCTGCATGAGCCATGCATAAATCATTTCCAGTAAATGAGTAGCAACACCTCACAAGAACATAGAGTATCCTGTTCAATAGAGACCGATTTATGTATTGCACCACACACAAAACCATCTGAAAAAAAATACTCTCAAGGTAATAAAACCTTTGAATTTGATCAAAGCCATGGTCCTTATCCACTGCTTTCTATTTATGTGGATGGCATATAATGCAAATCGATTAGAGGTAATTGCAGCGtgcatgtagcagataactaaAAAGCTGTCAGTGTATAAGAGTTATTTTAGCTCCTCTGCATTGGTATTGAGCCATCTGGGTGTCCAGATGAATGCTGATAAGCTTTTAGTCTTTAAAATAATTATCAGCCGCATGTCTTTATATAAAATTCAACTCTATGACTGTTTAATATTGTAAAGTTATGGAGAATGGATGTCAGACATGATATTCATCCTTTGCTCTGCTAAATCCCAGAAGGACACAAATCCTTTAATGTTATAGCTAGCGACTCTTTAACTGAATTCATGAACCTTCACTCAAGTTGATAATGTTATGCATGCCAATGTGATCAAAAAACACAAACCACTGCTCGATTTTTGCAATGCATGCTGCGCTTTTGGAAAACCGTGACAGTTGAATGTCACATATAGTAGATGGACTTGGCGCCTTTGTCACTGCATATCCCACAGGGTGTCACACGTTATATAAGTTTGAATGAAGACGTGAGAAAGTTCAATATTCACAGCACACAGAGCTAAAGTCCCCGTCCCACCTCCTGCCGCTCCGCTCAGCCATTTACAAACCCATCCAAAATGTCACCCTGTAGGGGGTCGACCGCCTTCCCAAAGTACAGCCTCATTTCCTCGGACACGGCTTGTCTCTTTCTGTAAACTCACGGTGTGGGTTGAACAGAGCACACTATGGAaacaaaaaagagagagaaaaggaaAAACGTCTGGAAAGCCCAGAGGTTTGCAGCAGATTTTCCACGCTCGTTTTCGTCCATCCTTCTTGACAAAGCTGTCCGTTTGTACAGACATTGGCTGGGTAGAAGAGATTGCAGAAAGAACAAACTTCACATCTAATTTGGGTAACTTTCTTTTTTTGCCAGCTCGGAGAATTTTTTACTCCAAgtcagtggcagccggtgacttatttttcgACGACGTacgatgcgaagctcgtcaaagcatgtatgtagcctgtcttgtgtggcttgtcatgtcaaaatatgtgtttggtgcatcatgtgaacctatgtgggTGGTTCTCgtgaaatccagatttagaaggtgtccagcatcagaatttttaaaaagcccttgaagccaattttctGAACtaactataaccattatttatatatttcctttagaattatttacattttttagattatcattatcaaaaattatcattaccggaacatgatattacattaaatatatgcatttaaaaactcatgtttcggtaatgagtactaaaaagttgtctaggtactttgacaaacaaaatttaaacttttatctggagagaaaaaataagaactgcttacctggaagccatcttgagtgtcacagtcaattatgtcccttccaacaatttttttaatgttagttgCTTGAGGCCttaacaatgattgaaaattgttgcggaggatgagaaaattggtcttggacaaatttatattccttattattgtcttcatttaccaatgatcaccaaata contains:
- the tmtopsb gene encoding teleost multiple tissue opsin b isoform X1, which encodes MIESNASRSCAWCALGRDGTNERLGETHSEQSLSPTGHLVVAVCLGFIGTFGFLNNTLVLVVFCRYKVLRSPMNYFLVSISVSDLLVCVLGTPFSFAASTQGRWLIGEAGCVWYGFANSFLGVVSLISLAVLSYERYCTMMGTTQADSTNYRNVAMGIGFSWIYSMVWTLPPLFGWSQYGPEGPGTTCSVNWTAKTTNNVSYIVCLFFFCLILPFIVIVYSYGRLFQAITQVSRINTVVSRKREQRVLFMVVTMVVCYLLCWMPYGVMALMATFGRPGLITPAASIVPSLLAKTSTVINPIIYIFMNKQFCRCFHALLMCTIPVRGSSLKNSSKVTKTLRTVRRANGQNVTFAVASAAHHTNCAPHSGGQKSSSEGGKPSPAAGHETNRPVVSLVIYYNG
- the tmtopsb gene encoding teleost multiple tissue opsin b isoform X2, which produces MIESNASRSCAWCALGRDGTNERLGETHSEQSLSPTGHLVVAVCLGFIGTFGFLNNTLVLVVFCRYKVLRSPMNYFLVSISVSDLLVCVLGTPFSFAASTQGRWLIGEAGCVWYGFANSFLGVVSLISLAVLSYERYCTMMGTTQADSTNYRNVAMGIGFSWIYSMVWTLPPLFGWSQYGPEGPGTTCSVNWTAKTTNNVSYIVCLFFFCLILPFIVIVYSYGRLFQAITQVSRINTVVSRKREQRVLFMVVTMVVCYLLCWMPYGVMALMATFGRPGLITPAASIVPSLLAKTSTVINPIIYIFMNKQMFPRSSNVHHPGERFQLKKFLQSHQNSQDSATCQRPERYVCCSLRCPPY